The Streptomyces sp. RKAG293 genome includes a region encoding these proteins:
- a CDS encoding NADP-dependent oxidoreductase, which translates to MPKAYVFSRFGGPETESFADVPRPVPGAGQLLVAVRAAGVNPVDWKRRTGYVQANAPAVELPAVLGGEVSGVVEQVGDGVEGYAVGDAVFGNPLTGGYAEYTLLPVASTSHKPAGVSWADAATLPVAVATAYDGLQQLDLPAGSTLLINGVGGGVGSAAAQIATHRGLRVVGTASAAKKEFVESLGVVHVASGSGVADRVRAAAPEGVDAVFDLVGGASLEEVAALLADPAALISGPDKVNVVKLGGSTVARKRNTEVLHAVAELVAEGALDPFVTRTFPFEQAGQALRAVEEGHTRGKVVIEVSR; encoded by the coding sequence ATGCCCAAGGCCTATGTGTTCTCCCGGTTCGGCGGTCCCGAGACCGAGTCCTTCGCCGACGTGCCCCGGCCGGTGCCCGGCGCCGGCCAACTCCTGGTGGCGGTACGGGCCGCCGGGGTCAATCCGGTCGACTGGAAGCGCCGGACGGGATACGTCCAGGCCAACGCGCCGGCCGTGGAGCTGCCCGCGGTGCTGGGCGGTGAGGTCTCCGGTGTGGTGGAGCAGGTGGGCGACGGCGTCGAGGGGTACGCGGTCGGGGACGCCGTGTTCGGCAATCCCCTCACCGGCGGGTATGCCGAGTACACGCTGCTGCCGGTGGCCAGCACCTCGCACAAGCCCGCTGGGGTGTCCTGGGCCGACGCCGCGACGCTGCCCGTCGCCGTGGCGACCGCGTACGACGGTCTGCAGCAGCTCGATCTGCCGGCCGGCTCGACGCTCCTGATCAACGGTGTCGGCGGCGGAGTGGGCAGCGCCGCCGCGCAGATCGCCACCCACCGGGGTCTGCGGGTGGTCGGCACCGCGAGCGCGGCGAAGAAGGAGTTCGTCGAGTCCCTCGGGGTCGTGCACGTCGCGTCGGGATCCGGCGTGGCGGACCGGGTGCGCGCGGCGGCGCCCGAAGGCGTCGACGCGGTCTTCGACCTGGTCGGCGGCGCGTCCCTGGAGGAGGTCGCCGCGCTCCTGGCGGACCCCGCGGCGCTGATCAGCGGTCCCGACAAGGTGAACGTCGTCAAGCTCGGCGGGTCGACGGTGGCGAGGAAGCGGAACACCGAAGTGCTGCACGCCGTGGCGGAGTTGGTCGCCGAGGGAGCCCTCGACCCGTTCGTGACCCGGACCTTCCCCTTCGAGCAGGCCGGCCAGGCGCTGCGCGCCGTGGAGGAGGGCCACACCCGGGGCAAGGTCGTGATCGAGGTCTCGCGGTAG